One window of the Dreissena polymorpha isolate Duluth1 chromosome 5, UMN_Dpol_1.0, whole genome shotgun sequence genome contains the following:
- the LOC127882071 gene encoding WD repeat-containing protein WRAP73-like isoform X2 has protein sequence MNFSELFRQSNQICRFSPDGKYLASVVEFRLVIRDVDTFQIQNLFSCMDTIQHVEWSADSQFILCGLYKRGLVQVWSLEQPEWKCKIDEGSAGLCDVRWSPDSRHILTTADFHLRITVWSLVTKSVSYIRYPKQCQNNIDFSADGKYLALAERRDCQDFISIFACNTWELLKHFESSTDDMAGLRWSPDSTVLCVWDNALNYLVLLYSLDGRCLSKFSAYEYALGIKTLTWSPTSQFLALGSYDEKLRLLNHVTWKTITTFSHPETVNETSAVVYKEVETRTPQPVKSDLTDIPTAALFSPQSRYEVQSAPVKVPVVIPDTNKANPRRGVGLTAFSKDCKYMYTRNDNMPHTLWIWDIQKLALCAVIIQAAPIKHVEWDPLKTRLALCTGVNKLYMWSPAGSLCVEVPVEGTFQVHALKWHPDGGSLLLLGKDMMCICYLNNVSSEAEDVSAD, from the exons ATGAATTTCTCAGAGTTGTTTCGTCAGTCCAACCAAATTTGCAGGTTTTCACCGGATGGAAAATACCTTGCATCTGTTGTAGAATTCCGACTTGTAATCAGAGATGTTGACACATTCCAG ATACAGAACCTGTTCAGCTGTATGGACACTATCCAGCATGTTGAGTGGTCTGCGGACTCACAGTTCATACTGTGTGGCCTCTACAAGAGGGGCCTTGTGCAGGTCTGGTCCCTGGAGCAGCCCGAATGGAAGTGTAAAATAGATGAGGGGTCTGCGGGGCTCTGTGATGTCAG ATGGAGTCCGGACAGTCGCCATATCCTAACGACAGCCGACTTCCACCTGCGTATCACGGTTTGGTCCCTTGTGACCAAGTCTGTGTCGTACATCAGGTACCCCAAGCAGTGCCAGAACAACATTGACTTCAGCGCAGATGGAAA GTACTTGGCTCTGGCAGAGAGAAGAGATTGCCAGGATTTCATCAGCATATTTGCCTGCAACACGTGGGAGCTGTTGAAGCACTTTGAGAGCAGCACAGACGACATGGCGGGTCTGAGATGGTCCCCAGATAGCACCGTACTGTGTGTGTGGGATAATGCCCTCAACTACCTGGTGTTACTGTACTCCCTGGATGGACGCTGCCTATCAAAGTTCAGTGCCTACGAGTACGCACTTGGTATTAAAACACTAACGTGGTCGCCAACCAGTCAGTTCTTGGCTTTAGGTAGCTACGATGAGAAACTGAGGCTCTTAAATCACGTGACCTGGAAGACGATAACGACGTTCTCCCATCCAGAGACTGTGAACGAGACATCGGCAGTCGTGTACAAGGAAGTAGAAACACGGACGCCACAGCCAGTGAAGAGCGATCTCACTGATATTCCCACTGCTGCCTTGTTCTCTCCACAGAGCAGGTACGAGGTACAGTCTGCGCCTGTGAAAGTCCCTGTCGTCATTCCAGACACCAACAAAGCCAACCCTAGACGGGGCGTTGGGTTGACGGCCTTTAGCAAAGATTGCAAGTACATGTACACCCGCAACGATAACATGCCGCATACACTGTGGATCTGGGACATACAGAAGCTTGCCCTGTGCGCTGTCATCATTCAGGCGGCACCTATCAAGCACGTGGAATGGGACCCCTTGAAAACGAGACTGGCCCTGTGTACGGGCGTAAACAAGCTGTACATGTGGTCGCCGGCTGGCAGCCTGTGTGTGGAGGTCCCCGTTGAGGGAACGTTCCAGGTGCATGCACTCAAGTGGCACCCCGATGGGGGCTCGCTGCTCTTGCTGGGGAAAGACATGATGTGCATCTGCTACCTGAACAATGTCTCCAGTGAAGCTGAGGATGTGTCAGCTGACTGA
- the LOC127882071 gene encoding WD repeat-containing protein WRAP73-like isoform X1, with protein sequence MGLNLMNFSELFRQSNQICRFSPDGKYLASVVEFRLVIRDVDTFQIQNLFSCMDTIQHVEWSADSQFILCGLYKRGLVQVWSLEQPEWKCKIDEGSAGLCDVRWSPDSRHILTTADFHLRITVWSLVTKSVSYIRYPKQCQNNIDFSADGKYLALAERRDCQDFISIFACNTWELLKHFESSTDDMAGLRWSPDSTVLCVWDNALNYLVLLYSLDGRCLSKFSAYEYALGIKTLTWSPTSQFLALGSYDEKLRLLNHVTWKTITTFSHPETVNETSAVVYKEVETRTPQPVKSDLTDIPTAALFSPQSRYEVQSAPVKVPVVIPDTNKANPRRGVGLTAFSKDCKYMYTRNDNMPHTLWIWDIQKLALCAVIIQAAPIKHVEWDPLKTRLALCTGVNKLYMWSPAGSLCVEVPVEGTFQVHALKWHPDGGSLLLLGKDMMCICYLNNVSSEAEDVSAD encoded by the exons ATGGGACTTAATTT GATGAATTTCTCAGAGTTGTTTCGTCAGTCCAACCAAATTTGCAGGTTTTCACCGGATGGAAAATACCTTGCATCTGTTGTAGAATTCCGACTTGTAATCAGAGATGTTGACACATTCCAG ATACAGAACCTGTTCAGCTGTATGGACACTATCCAGCATGTTGAGTGGTCTGCGGACTCACAGTTCATACTGTGTGGCCTCTACAAGAGGGGCCTTGTGCAGGTCTGGTCCCTGGAGCAGCCCGAATGGAAGTGTAAAATAGATGAGGGGTCTGCGGGGCTCTGTGATGTCAG ATGGAGTCCGGACAGTCGCCATATCCTAACGACAGCCGACTTCCACCTGCGTATCACGGTTTGGTCCCTTGTGACCAAGTCTGTGTCGTACATCAGGTACCCCAAGCAGTGCCAGAACAACATTGACTTCAGCGCAGATGGAAA GTACTTGGCTCTGGCAGAGAGAAGAGATTGCCAGGATTTCATCAGCATATTTGCCTGCAACACGTGGGAGCTGTTGAAGCACTTTGAGAGCAGCACAGACGACATGGCGGGTCTGAGATGGTCCCCAGATAGCACCGTACTGTGTGTGTGGGATAATGCCCTCAACTACCTGGTGTTACTGTACTCCCTGGATGGACGCTGCCTATCAAAGTTCAGTGCCTACGAGTACGCACTTGGTATTAAAACACTAACGTGGTCGCCAACCAGTCAGTTCTTGGCTTTAGGTAGCTACGATGAGAAACTGAGGCTCTTAAATCACGTGACCTGGAAGACGATAACGACGTTCTCCCATCCAGAGACTGTGAACGAGACATCGGCAGTCGTGTACAAGGAAGTAGAAACACGGACGCCACAGCCAGTGAAGAGCGATCTCACTGATATTCCCACTGCTGCCTTGTTCTCTCCACAGAGCAGGTACGAGGTACAGTCTGCGCCTGTGAAAGTCCCTGTCGTCATTCCAGACACCAACAAAGCCAACCCTAGACGGGGCGTTGGGTTGACGGCCTTTAGCAAAGATTGCAAGTACATGTACACCCGCAACGATAACATGCCGCATACACTGTGGATCTGGGACATACAGAAGCTTGCCCTGTGCGCTGTCATCATTCAGGCGGCACCTATCAAGCACGTGGAATGGGACCCCTTGAAAACGAGACTGGCCCTGTGTACGGGCGTAAACAAGCTGTACATGTGGTCGCCGGCTGGCAGCCTGTGTGTGGAGGTCCCCGTTGAGGGAACGTTCCAGGTGCATGCACTCAAGTGGCACCCCGATGGGGGCTCGCTGCTCTTGCTGGGGAAAGACATGATGTGCATCTGCTACCTGAACAATGTCTCCAGTGAAGCTGAGGATGTGTCAGCTGACTGA
- the LOC127832146 gene encoding threonine synthase-like 1: MWVYRSIVRSSPSRHAIARTVQWTRHLCDAQKLSQTQPNIILMGSPGCGKTTVGRILGERLQLPVLDVDDHHLEPYWGVSVAQKLSEVGSEGFVAAEGEALKAFCPQRSVISLTGSNPMHAEAMEHISKTGRVYFMDVHKSDILERLERMKVSRIVGQNDGTSMAEILDFRQQFYERWYDERIICERLESPENVADKVLACIAKHQNPKAKGYESTRGFNLECSTFNDALLQGLAPDDGLVVPRAAVPFFTLGQLDRLIELSYPERVLRVLERWIPCNEICPSRLREMIHAAYGGAVFQDAAVCPVRPLTGSDGQFLQELFHGPTASFKDFALQLMPRMFLNAASECTEKHKYLILVATSGDTGGAVLDGFSRVTEKAGSHSPGVLVLYPRDGISSIQRDQMVFYHGNRARVIGVEGADFDACQTMVKKIFQNVDINKTLLDKYQVKLSAANSISWGRLLPQVAYHVSSYLDLVKKKVIAMGNQIDLCIPTGNFGNILAAYYAKEMGVPIKRLVCASNSNNVLTDFLSSGCYDITKRRLKQTVSPAIDILVSSNLERLLHYVTNRECAIVREAFEQLRDNKVFSVPKQVAESLHGMFSAGWATDEDCKAAIKTTREKSNYLLDTHTGIAKSVADRFQGDRPMVIVATAHPAKFAHDILASFGRQINHRTPVDLIRGIADEAAVPGLHEALLKTLSSADDKPKLTCENNIGHVLKQVTDLARCL; encoded by the exons ATGTGGGTTTACAGATCGATTGTGCGATCTAGTCCAAGTAGACACGCTATCGCACGAACTGTTCAGTGGACGAGACATTTATGTGATGCTCAAAAGTTGTCACAAACACAG CCCAATATAATTTTGATGGGAAGCCCAGGTTGCGGTAAAACGACGGTTGGCAGGATACTGGGTGAGCGGTTGCAACTTCCGGTACTCGACGTCGACGATCACCACCTTGAGCCATACTGGGGAGTCAGCGTTGCGCAAAAG CTTTCAGAGGTCGGCTCGGAGGGATTTGTTGCGGCCGAGGGCGAGGCGTTGAAGGCATTCTGTCCCCAGAGGTCCGTCATCTCACTTACTGGGTCCAACCCAATGCATGCAGAGGCGATGGAACATATATCGAAAACAG GCAGGGTGTACTTTATGGATGTTCACAAGTCGGACATACTGGAACGACTGGAGCGGATGAAGGTTAGCAGGATTGTGGGACAGAACGATGGCACGAGCATGGCGGAAATCTTAGACTTCCGGCAACAGTTCTACGAGCGCTGGTATGACGAGAGAATCATCTGCGAGCGTCTTGAATCACCGGAAAACGTGGCAGATAAAGTTCTAGCCTGTATAGCTAAACACCAAAACCCAAAAGCGAAGGGCTACGAATCCACGCGAGGTTTCAACTTGGAATGCAGTACCTTTAATGACGCACTGCTTCAAGGACTGGCCCCAGATGACGGACTAGTTGTGCCGCGCGCTGCCGTTCCGTTTTTCACACTTGGCCAATTGGACAGATTAATAGAACTGTCTTATCCAGAGCGCGTTCTACGAGTGCTTGAAAGGTGGATTCCGTGTAACGAAATCTGTCCCAGCCGACTAAGGGAGATGATCCATGCTGCGTATGGCGGGGCTGTCTTTCAGGACGCCGCCGTCTGCCCGGTGCGACCGTTGACCGGAAGTGATGGTCAGTTCCTACAGGAGCTCTTTCATGGACCGACCGCCTCGTTTAAAGACTTTGCTTTACAGCTAATGCCGCGAATGTTCCTCAATGCAGCTTCGGAATGCACAGAGAAGCACAA GTACCTCATTCTGGTGGCCACATCCGGGGACACCGGTGGCGCTGTGCTCGATGGATTTTCACGCGTCACTG AGAAGGCTGGGTCACATAGTCCGGGCGTTCTTGTGTTGTACCCACGGGATGGAATCAGCAGCATTCAACGTGATCAGATGGTGTTTTACCATGGCAACCGTGCGCGTGTCATCG GTGTTGAGGGGGCGGATTTTGATGCCTGTCAAACCATGGTGAAGAAAATATTTCAAAACGTGgatattaacaaaacattgttAGATAAATACCAGGTCAAACTGAG TGCTGCCAACTCGATCAGCTGGGGTCGCCTTCTACCACAGGTCGCCTATCACGTATCGTCTTACCTTGACCTTGTTAAAAAGAAGGTCATCGCCATGGGCAACCAGATTGACCTTTGTATTCCTACGGGTAATTTCGGCAACATACTTGCAGCGTATTATGCAAAG GAAATGGGCGTGCCAATTAAGCGACTGGTGTGTGCCTCTAATTCTAACAATGTTCTCACCGACTTCCTGTCGTCTGGTTGCTATGACATCACCAAGCGGCGTCTGAAGCAGACGGTGTCGCCTGCCATTGACATTCTGGTGTCATCCAATCTGGAGAGGCTTTTGCATTACGTGACAAACAGAGAATGTGCTATAGTCCGCGAGGCTTTTGAACAGCTTCGCGACAACAAAGTCTTTTCAGTCCCAAAGCAG GTGGCGGAATCGCTTCATGGAATGTTCTCAGCGGGCTGGGCTACAGATGAAGACTGCAAAGCAGCTATCAAAACAACGCGGGAGAAGTCAA ATTACCTTTTGGATACACATACGGGCATTGCCAAATCCGTTGCGGACCGTTTCCAAGGTGACCGACCAATGGTGATCGTAGCAACAGCACATCCGGCCAAGTTCGCGCACGATATACTGGCCTCTTTTGGCCGCCAAATTAATCACAGAACCCCGGTGGACTTGATACGGGGAATAGCAGACGAGGCGGCGGTGCCAGGTTTACACGAGGCGTTGCTTAAAACGTTATCGAGTGCAGACGATAAACCAAAGTTAACGTGCGAAAATAACATTGGGCATGTACTAAAGCAAGTCACAGATCTAGCAAGATGTTTGTAA
- the LOC127832012 gene encoding uncharacterized protein LOC127832012 isoform X1, with translation MSTMLGIRVVILTILCSIGERCSVYATTTTTATTATPTTPPPTTKDSQTGSGQNSTTVIMTSVSVTTADHKLTCPEPKPIIGGAIISNGPYYANVTKVVFDCFSGYWMSGTSSVLCSPGGTWDLNLTQCVPINNQPYVHTELTIQNESQVLPYWLMIVLCVTFGLLCLLLLACVVALCMKMCGCWQLRCCKTRVLHSRMSWQQTPDEIIVEQPKVTPPMNSKKRKISAVKPDHVWMPHSHEVRNINTSTQ, from the exons ATGAGCACCATGTTGGGAATAAGAGTGGTCATCCTCACCATTTTGTGTTCGATTGGTGAACGGTGTAGTGTGTATGCAACAACTACGACTACAGCGACTACAGCGACACCAACGACCCCACCACCAACAACAAAGGACTCGCAGACTGGCTCCGGTCAAAACTCGACAACAGTGATCATGACAAGTGTCTCGGTCACAACGGCTGATCATAAACTGACTTGCCCAGAACCAAAGCCGATCATTGGAGGCGCTATCATATCTAACGGACCTTACTACGCAAACGTAACGAAAGTGGTGTTCGATTGTTTCTCTGGTTATTGGATGAGCGGAACCAGCAGTGTTTTGTGCTCTCCAGGGGGAACTTGGGACCTCAACTTAACACAATGTGTGCCGATAAATAACCAGCCTTACGTGCACACTGAACTTACAATCCAGAACGAAAGTCAAG TGTTGCCCTACTGGTTGATGATAGTGCTGTGTGTAACCTTCGGTCTCCTGTGTCTTCTACTGCTAGCCTGTGTGGTGGCGCTGTGCATGAAGATGTGTGG ATGTTGGCAACTGCGTTGCTGCAAGACAAGAGTCCTGCATTCTCGCATGTCATGGCAACAAACACCTGACGAAATCATCGTTGAACAACCAAAG GTGACACCTCCTATGAACAGCAAGAAGCGTAAAATTTCTGCTGTGAAACCGGATCACGTTTGGATGCCACACAGTCACGAAGTGCGTAATATAAACACGAGCACACAATAA